Within Pelistega ratti, the genomic segment TTTTTCTATTTTTTCAACTCTTTTAATGATGGTGATTACTTGGAAAAGAATTAAATTATCAGACTATAGATTTCTAGCTATTATCATAATATTATCGTTTAATAGTATGATAGAGGATAGATTATTGGATATTTCTGTTAATATTTACTGGTTACTAGCATTAGCATATTACAATAATACTAGAATAAAACATGATTAAATTATTATCATTTAAAATTATATTTTTCCTGGGATTAGTAAGCATAATTACTTACTATGCCTGTCCTTTATTATCTTATAATTTATTTACCAATCTTTCTATTATCTCTATTATTTTTTATATTTTATATATTCAACATAACTCTACTAAAAGAGTAACTCATTTACTATATATTTAAACTTTTCAAGAAAAATTATCCTAGGAGTATTCCTATGAATTATGCCGTTATTTTCGCAGGTGGCACAGGTTCTCGTATGAACTCAAAAGTATTACCTAAACAATTTTTAAAAATTTATGGTAAACCCGTTATTATTCACACCCTAGAAGTTTTTCAAAACTGTGATGAAGTTGATGAAATTATTGTCGTCATTTTAGAAGGTTGGGAAGAATACCTTCAATCACTTATTAAACAATATCGTCTTAGTAAAGTTAAGAAAATTGTCTGTGGCGGAGAAACAGGTCAGCAATCCATTTATAATGGATTAAAAGAAATCAAGGAAGACGGTATTGTTCTGATTCACGATGGTGTGAGACCATTTATAACCCAAGAACTTATTAAAGAAAATATTAATGTAGCTCAAAGAGCAAAAATAGCCATTACTTGTGTAAAAGCAAAAGAAACCCTCATATCTGTTGAAAATAACACAATTCAAGATATTTTAAAAAGAGAAGTTTCCTATATGGCAAGAGCTCCACAGACATTTGATATAGCATTATTAAAATCTGCCCACCAAAAAGCGATTACTGACAATAATTTTTCTTTTGTTGACTCCTGTGCTATTGTAAAATACTATTTCCCTAATGCTGATTTTAATATCGTGGAATGCGGCTCTGAAAATATTAAGATTACAACTCAAGAAGACTTTTATTTAGCTAAAGCAATGTTTTCTCTGGAAGAGGATGAACAACTCTACGGATTTAAAAGAGGAGATGAAAAAAAATGATTGATAACCCTATTCTACAAGAGGATTTAGAATTTATAGCAAATAAAATTCTAAATAATGGGTATTTTTCTAATTCAACTATTTTAATAACTGGAGCAACTGGGTTACTAGGTTCTCTTATTGTGAAGAGTTGCCTTTATGCCAATAAAATATTTAATACAAATATCACTGTTTTAGCAACTATTAGAAATAGAGAGAAGGCAGATCAAGTATTCCAAGGCTTTACGAGTAATCCTAAATTAAAGTTAATAACAAATAATTTATTAGAACCAATAACTATTAATGAATCTATTGATTTTATTGTACATACTGCTAGCATTACTGCATCAAAAGAAATGGTAGAGAATCCTACTAGCGTTTTATTAACTGCTTTTGAAAGTACAAAGAATCTTTTAGAATACTTAAAAAAACATTCTAATACTAAAATGGTTTATGTTTCCTCTATGGAATATTATGGTCAGATTTCAGATAACTATGAAAATGTTACTGAAGAGCAATTAGGCTATATAGATTTAAGTAAACCAAGGAGTAGTTATCCTGAGAGCAAAAGAGTCTGTGAGGCATTGTGTAATGCTTATACCGCACAATATAATCTAGAAGTATGTAGCGCAAGATTAGCACAAACTTTTGGAGCTGGAGTTCCTTTATCTGACAGTAGAGTTTTTGCTCAATTTGCCAAAAGTGCTGTAAACAAAACAGATATTATCTTACATACATCAGGACAATCTGAAGGTAATTATTGTTATACAGCAGATGCAATTTATGGGTTATTTTTATTACTGCAAAAAGGACAACAAGGACAAAGCTATAATATTGCCCATAATCATAGTTCTATTCTCAATATGGCAAAGATGGTTGCAGAAAAAATAGGACATAATCAAATTAAAGTTAAAGTTCAAATTCCAGAAAATATTAATAGCCTAGGTTACGCACCAGACGTTAAGTTAAAACTAAATTCAGATAAACTTAAAAATTTGGGATGGCAACCAGAAGTTGACCTTGAAAATATGTTTAAGCGTATGATTAAAAGTTGGGAGTTTTAGTTCATATAGAAACTATCTAGTATAGTAGAATATCTAAGGCTCAAAAGTATACAAACATTAAAAAATATGAAATCACTCAATACAAATTATTTTTCTCGAGTAGATCATCTTCGTTTTTTTGCTGCAATGATTGTTATTTTCACCATTTTAGAGGAAAAATAACACTAGACAATACTACAAACGCTCTAAATTACTTTGCAACAACATGGTTAGTCAATGGTTCTACTGGTGTCAGCCTATTTTTATTTCTTACTGGTTTTCTATTCTGTATCATTAGTGGGTATGGTGGAAAAAAGATCCAATATAAGGGATTTATTTATAACAGAATATTACGTATATTCCCTTTAATGATATTAATGGTTTTTATCGTGATTACCATTAATAGAGTAAACTCTACTCCAATGGATATATTCCGAATATTAACATTACAACTAAACACAGGGCATTCTTACACAGGATAGGGACATAATATTTATCCTATAGGTCCAATATAGACAATTGCTGTTGAATTTCAATTTTATTTACTCTTCCCTTTTCTTGCACACTATTTTTAGCTAAATATGGTTTACGCTATTTAATTGCACTTGTCATATTATTAATTGCATTAAGGTTTAATATAACACTCTTAACCGATAAGCCGATGTATTATAATTTTTATCAATTATTAGCTAAGAAATAATAGTATTTACTTGAAAATAAGTGATAATTTCTTATAAATGCACCCTCTAACAAGCCTATTTTTAACTGATGATAGGGAGTTTCTATAAATTGAGGGCATACTCTAGATTAGTAGTAATGTTAGTCTATAAAAATAAAGATGAGTCCTTATAGATTAAAGATATTTCTACAAAAGTATTTACTAGATTTATTGTGCTAGAAGTAACCTCTTAATTAGTAGCAAATATACTTAGATTAATCCTATAACAAACGTACTCTTTTCTCACAAGACAAGAGGTTATTAACCATTATTTAGCTCTCAAAGCAGCTAAATTTAAAAAGAGAGGAGATAATAAAACCTAATGGGGTTAATTTTACAAATTGGAGAACAAAATAACGTAGACCCAGTAATCGTATTTGGGATATTAAAAAGACAAGTTTTTTACCCTATTATGATATAGAACATCATAAAAATTAAAATGTTATAATATATCAAAAATAAATTTCTTTATCTCCTTTTGTTTATCTTTTAGATTTATTGATAGCCAATTTTATAGCTCTAGGTACACCCTACGAACATCACTTGTATACTCCTAGTTAACAAGCAATTTAAATGTGTAAAGATATACTTACCAATCACTCAGAAACTTAGTATCTTTTTTATATAAGATATGCATAATGTTTCACAAATCTTTAATATTTAGAGTTGATAATTAAGGAGGACACTTGTATATCGTACATCATCGACTCATTATTTAATTTTGTTATATGTCTATTTTGAACTTAAGTGAGAAAACTAACTGTTTAAAGAAAAGAACAGCCTTTTTAGTGGCAAAATTTTTTGGAAAAAATACGAAGCAAACTTTTAACTACGGGAATAAATAATGAAACGTATACTTGTATATGGTATGACCGATAATTTAGGTGGAATGGAAACCTATATTCACAATATATACCAACACCTAGATAGAGATAAAATTCAATTTGATTTTGTATGCGATTTCCCTACAATGACTTTTAGCGATTTTTATCTTAAGAATGGTTGTCAAATCCATTACATTCCACCTAAAAACAAAGGTCTTTTTCGTAGTTTATGGGAAATGCATAAAGTCATTAAGAAGAGACATTATGATACCATTTATTTTAATATTATGAACGCAGGATATGTACTCAATATGCTTCCTGCTTTCTTATTAAGAAAAAAAATTATAGCCCATTCACATAATGCAGACACAACAAAGAAAAAATTACATTACTCATTAAGATGGTTCCTCAATAAATTAAGTGATATAAAACTGGCTTGTTCTGAAAAAGCTGGAGTATTTATGTATGGTAAAAATGAAAAGTACCAAGTAATTAAAAATGGGATTTCTCTTAATAACTATTTCTATTCCAAGGATAGATATAAAAATATTAGAAATACTCTGGGATGGGGTACTAAACCCATAATCTTATATGTTGCCAGAATGAACCATCAAAAAAATCCTTTTTTTGCTCTAGAAATAATGCGAGCTTTAAATAAATCAATACCTGATGCTTCTATGGCTTATGTAGGTGATGGAGAGTTAAAGGAGGATATCGAAAAATATATTTTAAATAAAAATATTAAGAATATCTCTTTTATGGGAATTCGTAATGATGTCAATCAGCTTATGATTGCATCAGATATTCTTATTTTACCTTCTTTATTTGAAGGATTACCCATTGTTGTAATTGAAGCACAAGCATCAGGTTTACCAACACTATTATCAAATAATATTTCAGAAGAAGCAAAATTAATATCTTCAACAGAATTTTTACCAATAGATGATGTAAAAAACTGGGTAAATAAAATTATATCAATCTTAGAAAATAAGAGTCTAAATAGAATAAGTGATAGTACCACCTTAGAAAAAAATGGATATAACATTATTCAAGTTTCTAAGACTATACAAGAAATTTTATTAAGTTAATATTATGAAAATTAGTCTAATTCTTGCATGCTATAACGTATCTAATTATATAGATAAGCTATACCACCTATTAATCTCTCAACCATACAAAAATGTTGAATTTATTTTTGTAGAGGATTGCTCTACAGATAATACAAGAAATGAACTACTTGCCTTAAATGATCCAAGAATACATATTATTTTAAATGAAAAAAATATCGGTGCCGCTAATAGCAGAAATAGAGGTATTGAACAAGCAACAGGAGATTATATTTGGTTTCCTGATCCTGATGATTTATTTGATACTGAATTACTCGTAAAAGTAAGTAAAATTATTGCAGAATTTAGCCCTGACGTAGTTAGTGTTGGAATGCAAGAAAGACATGAAATTAACGGTAAATTATTATACGAGAAAGATATTTTAAGTAAATTTAATGGGCTGATTAAAGAGGATTTCAATCTAGTATTAGTTAATTTAGAAGAAACACTCTTATTTGGATATACCAATAATAAATTTTATAAAAAAGAAATTATTGATAAATATCAAATTAGAAACAAACACCAAGCACTAAAGGAAGACTTTGAATTTAATGTTAAGGTCTTTAATGTGATATCTAACTTCTATATTCTTAATGAGCCCCTATACTTTTATATGAAAAGAAATAATAGCAGCTTAACCACTAAA encodes:
- the ispD gene encoding 2-C-methyl-D-erythritol 4-phosphate cytidylyltransferase: MNYAVIFAGGTGSRMNSKVLPKQFLKIYGKPVIIHTLEVFQNCDEVDEIIVVILEGWEEYLQSLIKQYRLSKVKKIVCGGETGQQSIYNGLKEIKEDGIVLIHDGVRPFITQELIKENINVAQRAKIAITCVKAKETLISVENNTIQDILKREVSYMARAPQTFDIALLKSAHQKAITDNNFSFVDSCAIVKYYFPNADFNIVECGSENIKITTQEDFYLAKAMFSLEEDEQLYGFKRGDEKK
- a CDS encoding glycosyltransferase, which gives rise to MKRILVYGMTDNLGGMETYIHNIYQHLDRDKIQFDFVCDFPTMTFSDFYLKNGCQIHYIPPKNKGLFRSLWEMHKVIKKRHYDTIYFNIMNAGYVLNMLPAFLLRKKIIAHSHNADTTKKKLHYSLRWFLNKLSDIKLACSEKAGVFMYGKNEKYQVIKNGISLNNYFYSKDRYKNIRNTLGWGTKPIILYVARMNHQKNPFFALEIMRALNKSIPDASMAYVGDGELKEDIEKYILNKNIKNISFMGIRNDVNQLMIASDILILPSLFEGLPIVVIEAQASGLPTLLSNNISEEAKLISSTEFLPIDDVKNWVNKIISILENKSLNRISDSTTLEKNGYNIIQVSKTIQEILLS
- a CDS encoding acyltransferase family protein, with translation MTLDNTTNALNYFATTWLVNGSTGVSLFLFLTGFLFCIISGYGGKKIQYKGFIYNRILRIFPLMILMVFIVITINRVNSTPMDIFRILTLQLNTGHSYTG
- a CDS encoding glycosyltransferase family 2 protein, whose amino-acid sequence is MKISLILACYNVSNYIDKLYHLLISQPYKNVEFIFVEDCSTDNTRNELLALNDPRIHIILNEKNIGAANSRNRGIEQATGDYIWFPDPDDLFDTELLVKVSKIIAEFSPDVVSVGMQERHEINGKLLYEKDILSKFNGLIKEDFNLVLVNLEETLLFGYTNNKFYKKEIIDKYQIRNKHQALKEDFEFNVKVFNVISNFYILNEPLYFYMKRNNSSLTTKFVPDYFTIHMKTLSSFISLLQTRGELSQTAIKLLVNRFIRYALSAIERNTSPHAKLTFKAQRKWIINHIFNQDHFRLMENNPHLITKKQKPIYFLLKYKMASLLVVLGNFVKVVKTKLPIFFTKLKG
- a CDS encoding NAD-dependent epimerase/dehydratase family protein — its product is MIDNPILQEDLEFIANKILNNGYFSNSTILITGATGLLGSLIVKSCLYANKIFNTNITVLATIRNREKADQVFQGFTSNPKLKLITNNLLEPITINESIDFIVHTASITASKEMVENPTSVLLTAFESTKNLLEYLKKHSNTKMVYVSSMEYYGQISDNYENVTEEQLGYIDLSKPRSSYPESKRVCEALCNAYTAQYNLEVCSARLAQTFGAGVPLSDSRVFAQFAKSAVNKTDIILHTSGQSEGNYCYTADAIYGLFLLLQKGQQGQSYNIAHNHSSILNMAKMVAEKIGHNQIKVKVQIPENINSLGYAPDVKLKLNSDKLKNLGWQPEVDLENMFKRMIKSWEF